The following proteins are co-located in the Raphanus sativus cultivar WK10039 unplaced genomic scaffold, ASM80110v3 Scaffold0698, whole genome shotgun sequence genome:
- the LOC130502821 gene encoding protein NDR1-like, which produces MDIDQDTDSGGRSCCSCCLSFIFTAGLTSLFLWLSLRADKPKCSIEYFYVPSLNKSLDAHSRLNTTLNFMVRLANPNRDQGIYYDDVHLSFSNTNSSVANYTVPRFYQGHKKKAKKWGQTLPVNNQTVSRAVLSNGSAVFRMDLKTQVRFKIIFWKTKRYGIEVGADVEVNGDGVKAHKKGIKMKKSDSSTRLRNYFPICVLTNLLVFFAIH; this is translated from the coding sequence ATGGATATAGACCAAGACACAGACAGTGGTGGAAGAAGCTGTTGTAGCTGCTGCCTCAGCTTCATCTTCACTGCTGGTCTCACTTCTCTCTTCTTATGGCTCAGCCTCCGTGCCGACAAACCCAAATGCTCCATCGAATACTTTTACGTTCCTTCCCTCAACAAATCCTTAGATGCGCATTCACGGCTCAACACCACTCTCAACTTCATGGTCCGTCTCGCTAATCCAAACAGAGACCAAGGCATCTACTACGACGATGTCCACCTTTCTTTCTCCAACACCAACTCCTCTGTTGCTAACTACACAGTGCCAAGATTCTATCAAGGACACAAGAAGAAAGCCAAGAAGTGGGGTCAGACTCTTCCTGTGAACAACCAGACGGTCTCACGAGCGGTTTTGTCTAACGGATCGGCGGTTTTTAGGATGGATCTGAAGACACAGGTGAGGTTCAAGATTATTTTCTGGAAAACCAAGAGATATGGAATCGAGGTTGGTGCTGATGTTGAAGTCAACGGAGATGGGGTTAAAGCTCATAAGAAAGGGATTAAGATGAAGAAATCTGATTCTTCTACTAGATTAAGAAACTATTTTCCTATATGTGTTTTGACGAATCTGCTCGTGTTCTTTGCGATTCATTAA
- the LOC130502818 gene encoding COBRA-like protein 10 produces MKVIEVKTGMKIPWNARRTLTLLILLSSVLTICNGQDYGTPTEDGAGGGEPPPEMAHCNGIFMSYSFGSREREYPHVKNVTAQSWAFKASAMIVNAGKEELTGWQMFIGFRHKELIVSATGASPMEGDFPLDASNGTTFVGSPNTDLKTSIVTAGDFTQISTNIEITGTLFGVAKGATPMPRTLKLVNDGWECPAAKRKGGNMNVCCKRNPKFKVKTGPKTKFAPRRHGDLNIVYDVLQSFASNYLAQVIIDNENPIGRLDRWNLTWEWTRGEIINTMRGAYTYKRDPSECLYSKAGQYYKDLDFSQVMNCQKKPAISDLPPERKDDEVTGKLPFCCKNGTLLPPLMDPSKSRSMFQLQVFKLPPDLNRTALYPPQHWKIDGVLNPQYKCGPPVRVDPSQFPDSSGLPAVTYAISSWQVVCNITKPKAQASRCCVSFSAFYNNSAIPCNTCACGCNDIDTTTCNADRNPLLLPPDALLVPFDNRTLKAKAWAKQNHMPIPKKLPCPDNCGVSINWHLNTDYRDGWTARLTVFNWRDFAFEDWFVAVEMGKAGPGYENVYSFNGTRVPPNNRTVMFQGLRDMNYLVGQVNGTNPLRDPPVPGKQQSVISFKKKNIKGLNIPGGDGFPTKLFFNGEECALPKHFPKKSSGHRRSISVLMSLVLAMAATFALMMD; encoded by the exons ATGAAGGTTATTGAAGTTAAAACGGGAATGAAGATACCTTGGAACGCACGCCGTACATTAACTCTGTTGATTTTGTTATCATCAGTTCTTACTATTTGTAACGGCCAAGATTATGGAACACCAACCGAAGACGGAGCAGGAGGAGGCGAGCCGCCGCCTGAGATGGCGCATTGCAACGGTATTTTCATGAGCTACAGCTTCGGCAGCCGCGAAAGAGAGTACCCTCACGTTAAGAACGTGACGGCGCAATCATGGGCGTTTAAAGCGTCTGCGATGATTGTAAACGCAGGGAAAGAAGAGCTCACGGGATGGCAAATGTTTATAGGGTTTCGTCACAAGGAACTGATTGTTTCTGCGACTGGTGCGTCTCCAATGGAAGGAGATTTTCCTCTGGATGCTAGCAATGGAACCACGTTCGTTGGTTCTCCTAACACAGATTTGAAAACCTCGATTGTAACCGCAGGTGATTTCACTCAGATATCGACCAATATCGAAATCACCGGGACTCTTTTCGGGGTTGCAAAGGGGGCCACACCCATGCCAAGAACACTTAAGCTCGTCAATGACGGCTGGGAATGTCCTGCCGCCAAGAGAAAAG GAGGGAATATGAACGTTTGTTGCAAGAGAAACCCCAAGTTCAAGGTCAAGACAGGGCCAAAGACAAAGTTTGCACCGAGAAGACACGGTGATCTGAACATAGTCTACGATGTGCTGCAATCATTTGCCAGTAACTACTTAGCCCAAGTGATCATCGACAACGAGAATCCGATCGGGAGATTAGACCGTTGGAACCTGACATGGGAATGGACGCGAGGAGAGATTATAAACACGATGCGAGGGGCTTACACATACAAAAGAGATCCATCTGAATGCCTTTACAGCAAAGCTGGACAATACTACAAAGACTTAGACTTCTCTCAGGTCATGAATTGTCAGAAGAAGCCAGCCATTTCTGATTTGCCTCCTGAGAGGAAGGATGATGAGGTGACGGGCAAGTTACCTTTCTGTTGCAAAAACGGAACTCTTTTGCCACCGCTTATGGATCCTTCGAAATCTCGATCTATGTTTCAGTTGCAG GTTTTCAAGTTACCACCGGATCTAAACAGAACAGCTCTATATCCACCTCAACATTGGAAAATCGACGGAGTTCTCAATCCGCAGTACAAATGCGGGCCACCGGTTCGGGTTGACCCGTCACAGTTCCCGGATTCTAGCGGTCTACCGGCAGTAACCTACGCCATATCCAGCTGGCAAGTTGTCTGCAACATAACCAAACCTAAAGCTCAGGCCTCAAGATGTTGTGTCTCTTTCTCAGCATTTTACAATAACTCTGCCATTCCTTGCAACACTTGCGCTTGCGGGTGCAATGACATTGATACAACCACTTGCAATGCTGACCGTAACCCACTCCTCCTCCCTCCCGACGCCCTCCTTGTTCCCTTCGATAACCGAACCCTAAAAGCCAAAGCTTGGGCCAAACAAAACCACATGCCAATACCTAAGAAACTCCCTTGTCCGGATAATTGTGGAGTCAGCATTAACTGGCACCTTAACACGGACTACAGAGACGGTTGGACGGCTAGGTTAACCGTTTTCAACTGGAGAGACTTCGCGTTTGAGGATTGGTTTGTAGCGGTTGAGATGGGAAAAGCAGGTCCAGGGTATGAAAACGTTTACTCCTTTAATGGCACACGTGTTCCACCAAACAACAGAACCGTTATGTTTCAAGGGTTACGTGATATGAACTATCTTGTGGGTCAAGTTAACGGAACCAATCCACTAAGAGACCCTCCCGTGCCGGGCAAGCAACAATCTGTTATCTCCTTTAAAAAGAAGAACATCAAAGGACTGAATATACCAGGAGGTGACGGTTTCCCCACCAAACTTTTTTTCAATGGAGAAGAATGTGCGCTTCCAAAACATTTCCCAAAGAAGAGCTCAGGACACAGACGCAGTATCAGTGTCTTGATGTCACTTGTTCTCGCTATGGCAGCGACTTTTGCACTAATGATGGATTAA
- the LOC130502817 gene encoding early nodulin-like protein 9, translating to MMLRGLSLVCFFMIVNKAYAREFMVGGAKGWTVPYGSQVYSQWAEQSRFQVGDSLMFVYQPNQDSVFQVTRHAYDSCNTDAPTAKFSDGKTSFTLTHSGPYYFISGNKDNCNKNEKLVVIVMANRNGKTNATSSSPPSQAPAPSGEAAPSPPITSNLEPPATSPTQETPNKAASSSSSFVAALLGATIASTLFLQ from the exons ATGATGCTTCGTGGGTTAAGTCTCGTGTGTTTTTTCATGATTGTTAACAAAGCCTACGCTAGAGAATTTATGGTCGGTGGTGCAAAAGGTTGGACCGTTCCTTACGGGTCTCAAGTTTACAGTCAATGGGCAGAACAGAGCAGATTTCAAGTAGGAGACTCTCTAA TGTTCGTCTACCAACCAAACCAAGATTCAGTGTTCCAAGTCACAAGACACGCTTACGACAGCTGCAACACAGATGCACCAACCGCTAAATTTTCTGATGGCAAAACTTCCTTCACACTAACCCACTCTGGACCATACTATTTCATCAGCGGAAACAAAGACAACTGCAACAAAAACGAGAAGCTCGTGGTCATCGTCATGGCTAACAGAAACGGCAAGACCAACGCtacatcatcatcaccaccgtCTCAAGCCCCGGCTCCCTCAGGAGAAGCCGCTCCTTCTCCGCCTATCACAAGCAACCTTGAGCCCCCAGCAACTTCGCCTACTCAAGAAACTCCAAACAAGGCAgcttcctcatcttcttcatttGTCGCTGCTCTTCTTGGGGCAACTATTGCTTCCACTCTATTCCTACAGTaa
- the LOC130502819 gene encoding vascular-related unknown protein 3-like translates to MENSALSNCVRRTIFSTQKRTMQEDLEESSWTIYFETEDRTCHYDDSSMISDAASPMAYVEEDTASSPSKRTKGYSEMEDDTTEEKNMNTTKTEDKGLNKKGIIMNEDYCAELKKRGLCLVPLSMLSNYIG, encoded by the exons ATGGAAAACTCAGCACTGAGCAACTGCGTAAGGCGTACGATATTCTCTACTCAAAAGAGAACAATGCAAGAGGATCTAGAAGAGAGTAGTTGGACAATTTACTTTGAAACCGAAGATCGTACATGCCATTATGATGATTCTTCCATGATCTCAGACGCTGCGTCCCCTATGGCCTATGTCGAAGAAGACACGGCTTCATCTCCTTCTAAAAGAACGAAG GGTTACAGTGAGATGGAAGACGATAccacagaagaaaaaaacatgaacaCTACTAAAACTGAG GATAAGGGATTGAATAAGAAAGGGATAATAATGAATGAAGATTATTGCGCAGAATTGAAGAAGCGAGGACTTTGCCTAGTTCCTTTGTCCATGTTGTCAAACTATATTGGTTGA
- the LOC130502820 gene encoding probable serine/threonine-protein kinase PBL23 — translation MKLNCLLCCMSERRFTRRSSSRPSIKDCIHANNNLSRFDNISFKTDSSRRRYISEEIAKLGKGNISAQIFTFRELSVATKNFDPENQLGEGGFGRVYKGHIENPEKVVAVKQLDRNGYQGNREFLVEVMLLSLLHHQNLVNLVGYCADGDQRILVYEYMQNGSLEDHLLELVRNKKKPLDWDTRMKIASGAARGLEYLHETADPPVIYRDFKASNILLDEDFNPKLSDFGLAKVGPTGGETHVSTRVMGTYGYCAPEYALTGQLTVKSDVYSFGVVFLEMITGRRVIDTTKPTQEQNLVTWASPLFKDRRKFTLMADPLLEGKYPVKGLYQALAVAAMCLQEDAETRPMMSDVVTALEFLGTNKGEENNEIDNKNKEREDERSML, via the exons ATGAAACTGAATTGCTTGTTATGTTGCATGTCCGAGAGGCGTTTTACCAGACGATCATCATCGAGACCAAGCATCAAAGACTGCATTCATGCAAATAACAATCTTTCTAGATTTGACAACATCTCTTTTAAAAcag ATAGCAGTAGGCGAAGATACATATCAGAGGAGATAGCAAAACTCGGGAAAGGGAACATCAGTGCTCAGATCTTTACGTTCAGAGAGCTCAGTGTCGCCACCAAGAACTTTGATCCCGAGAATCAGCTCGGTGAAGGCGGTTTCGGAAGGGTTTACAAAGGGCACATAGAAAACCCTgaaaag GTTGTTGCTGTTAAGCAGCTAGACAGGAATGGCTACCAAGGAAACAGAGAGTTCCTTGTTGAAGTCATGCTGTTGAGTCTCTTGCATCATCAAAACCTTGTCAATTTGGTTGGATATTGCGCAGACGGTGATCAACGGATACTTGTCTATGAATATATGCAAAATGGCTCGTTAGAAGATCACCTTCtcg aattGGTGCGGAACAAGAAGAAACCGTTGGATTGGGACACAAGGATGAAAATTGCATCAGGTGCAGCTAGAGGGCTCGAGTATCTACACGAAACGGCTGATCCTCCTGTGATCTACAGAGACTTCAAGGCCTCAAACATATTACTTGACGAAGACTTCAACCCAAAGCTTTCAGATTTCGGTTTAGCTAAAGTTGGTCCGACCGGTGGAGAGACTCATGTGTCGACGAGAGTGATGGGAACGTACGGCTACTGTGCCCCTGAGTATGCTCTCACGGGACAGCTCACAGTTAAATCCGATGTTTACAGCTTCGGAGTCGTGTTCTTGGAAATGATCACAGGGAGAAGAGTCATCGACACCACGAAACCAACTCAAGAACAGAATCTAGTGACTTGG gCGAGTCCGTTGTTTAAAGATAGGAGAAAGTTCACGTTGATGGCGGATCCGTTGCTTGAAGGGAAGTATCCGGTCAAAGGATTGTATCAAGCGCTTGCAGTTGCAGCAATGTGTCTTCAAGAAGATGCGGAAACGAGGCCGATGATGAGCGATGTAGTCACTGCGCTTGAGTTCTTAGGAACGAACAAAGGCGAAGAGAATAATGAAATAGATAACAAGaacaaagaaagagaagatgaaagatcTATGCTTTAA
- the LOC108806982 gene encoding uncharacterized protein LOC108806982, with protein sequence MTVTGVREVTLITHALTRLLCHIEAFSGDEEAEKLWGQLLQNLLALASANHNEIFYAAEDPLFFMAYSLDEVASSKQHHGRFVQIMVETLNDTSKAYLNHLWTLYEISRNPKP encoded by the exons ATGACTGTTACTGGAGTAAGAGAAGTCACTCTCATCACTCATGCTCTCACAAGATTGCTCTGCCATATTGAAGCTTTTTCTGGAGATGAAGAAGCTGAGAAACTCTGGGGCCAGTTACTGCAGAACCTGTTGGCTCTTGCTTCAGCCAACCACAATGAGATCTTCTATGCTGCTGAAGACCCACTCTTCTTCATGGCTTATTCTTTGGATGAGGTTGCTTCTTCCAAGCAGCACCATGGCAGGTTCGTACAGATCATGGTAGAGACTCTTAATGACACAAGCAAGGCGTATTTGAACCATCTATGGACTCTTTACGAGAT ttctcgCAATCCCAAGCCGTGA